A region of Allocoleopsis franciscana PCC 7113 DNA encodes the following proteins:
- a CDS encoding class I SAM-dependent methyltransferase: MKVIAVENGCVMAEHQWKSALYESKHSFVWRYGADCLELLSPKQGERILDLGCGTGQLTAEIAASGAITIGIDRAPTMISQAQQNYPNLQFKIADARDFYFAEPFDAVFSNATLHWIKEPEKAITCIGNALKSGGRFVAEFGGKGNIKAIETALNKALEAVGYPVEPEHNPLYFPSIGEYSTLLEKQGFSVTYATLFERPTPLEDGERGLQNWLEMFANSFLQAIPINNHASVIENIENQLRPELYRDGTWFADYKRLRVVAKKE, translated from the coding sequence ATGAAAGTCATCGCAGTGGAGAATGGTTGTGTCATGGCAGAGCATCAGTGGAAGAGTGCATTGTACGAAAGCAAACATTCCTTTGTTTGGCGGTATGGTGCTGATTGCTTAGAATTGTTGTCCCCCAAGCAGGGTGAGCGAATCCTCGATTTGGGCTGCGGTACTGGACAACTGACGGCAGAAATTGCAGCAAGTGGTGCGATCACTATTGGCATTGATCGGGCACCAACGATGATTTCACAAGCTCAACAAAACTATCCAAACTTGCAATTTAAAATTGCAGATGCCAGGGATTTTTATTTTGCAGAACCGTTTGATGCGGTGTTTTCTAATGCGACACTGCACTGGATCAAAGAACCCGAAAAAGCTATCACTTGTATTGGGAATGCTCTAAAATCAGGTGGTCGTTTTGTGGCGGAGTTTGGTGGTAAAGGAAATATCAAAGCCATCGAAACAGCGTTGAATAAGGCTCTAGAAGCCGTTGGCTATCCAGTAGAACCAGAGCATAACCCCTTGTATTTCCCTAGCATTGGAGAATACTCGACACTGCTCGAAAAACAAGGCTTTTCAGTAACCTACGCCACTCTGTTTGAGCGTCCAACTCCCTTAGAAGATGGCGAAAGGGGTTTGCAAAATTGGCTGGAAATGTTTGCCAATAGCTTTTTACAAGCTATCCCCATTAACAACCACGCCAGTGTTATTGAAAATATTGAAAATCAACTACGACCAGAGCTATATCGGGATGGAACTTGGTTTGCTGATTATAAAAGGCTCCGTGTTGTTGCTAAAAAAGAATAA
- a CDS encoding LysR family transcriptional regulator, with the protein MELRHLRYFIAVAEELHFSRAAERLQMAQPPLSQQIQSLEKELGVQLFKRTKRRVELTEAGQVFLAEARLILIQVEQAIRAAQRASRGEIGRLGVGVNSSATHNVLPEILRVFREHFPYVEVVLHELASYQQIQGILDNRIDIGFLWLPNVDDSALSFMPIWRELLIVALPEAHPLANLPEIPLKALAGEPFVLPPRQLGQGFYSQIISLCQQQGFSPKVRQEALLVQTIVSLVAGGVGVALVPASLQNLQRVGVVYKTLQGQKFELEMAVVWRRDNSSQVLQEFLQVVRERTQSS; encoded by the coding sequence ATGGAGCTTCGTCACCTGCGGTACTTCATCGCTGTGGCTGAAGAACTACACTTCAGCCGAGCTGCCGAACGATTACAAATGGCTCAACCACCACTGAGCCAACAAATTCAATCACTGGAAAAGGAATTGGGGGTGCAACTGTTTAAACGCACGAAACGCCGAGTTGAGTTAACCGAGGCTGGACAGGTATTCTTGGCAGAAGCACGCCTCATCCTGATTCAGGTAGAGCAAGCGATTCGAGCTGCACAACGAGCTAGTCGGGGTGAGATTGGGCGATTAGGAGTGGGTGTTAACAGTTCTGCCACTCATAATGTTCTGCCTGAGATTCTGAGAGTATTTCGAGAACACTTCCCCTATGTGGAAGTCGTCCTACATGAGTTGGCGTCTTACCAACAAATACAAGGGATTCTGGACAACCGCATCGACATTGGTTTTCTGTGGCTACCTAACGTGGATGATAGCGCTTTGAGCTTTATGCCCATTTGGCGAGAACTTCTAATTGTCGCCTTACCTGAGGCTCATCCGTTGGCAAACTTACCCGAAATTCCACTCAAAGCTCTCGCGGGTGAACCGTTTGTTTTGCCCCCGCGTCAGTTGGGACAAGGATTCTATAGTCAGATTATCAGTCTTTGTCAGCAACAGGGTTTCAGCCCCAAAGTCAGACAAGAAGCGCTGTTGGTGCAGACAATTGTGAGCTTAGTGGCTGGCGGCGTGGGTGTTGCTTTGGTGCCCGCTTCTCTGCAAAATCTCCAACGCGTGGGAGTGGTTTATAAAACCTTGCAGGGACAGAAATTTGAACTGGAAATGGCTGTCGTTTGGCGGCGGGATAACTCATCCCAAGTTCTGCAAGAATTCCTTCAAGTCGTTCGGGAGAGGACTCAGTCATCATGA
- a CDS encoding hybrid sensor histidine kinase/response regulator — MLRLRHPQLHTYIMAFLVVALATLLTLMLRSLIEPTFFLLFFAAVAFSAWYGGLGPGILATVLTVFVYAYFFIAPFDSWTISLGDIVRLGLFVLVALWISSLSTQLRMAKRRVEVNLLKLRESEERYRSSQELFESFMQNIPGTAYIKDPQGNYIYINPVGEQLLNRTRMDIVGKTDFDLVPEAVARQIQAHDIAALAANQPIEAVETVPQLEGNQYWMSFKFPINDASGKSLLAGMSFDITDRKQVEEALRQSEERFRIAQELSLDAFTVLRSVRDETEKIIDFEWTYVNPTAARVLNHTIEELVGQRLLQLLPGNQTNRDLFNRYVQVVETGEPHDLELHYESEGVEGWFRNMAVKLEDGVAISFSDITKRKQQEAERIELLERERAARAQAETANRVKDEFLAVLSHELRSPLNPILGWSKLLRTRPCDQATRERALEIIERNAKLQTQLIEELLDVSRILRGKLSLNPSPVNLQSTIEGAIETVRLAASAKSIQIETVWELDHGQVWGDANRLQQVVWNLLSNAVKFTPTGGRVEIRLRQSGKQAVIQVSDTGKGISPDFLPFVFDRFRQENSTTTRAFGGLGLGLAIVHHLVKLHGGTVGVASAGLGQGATFTVMLPLRNLEAIPQTKDGLSLDSPNLEGVRLLVVDDEEDTRELLLFSLGHYGAQVTAVATAAEALRVLAQLKPDVLLSDIGMPDVDGYMLMRQIRSLPPEQGGKIKAIAVTAYAGEADHQQIIRAGFQGRITKPIDPAELAKAIASVVGHAVQKA; from the coding sequence ATGTTGAGATTAAGGCATCCTCAGCTGCACACCTATATCATGGCTTTTCTGGTTGTTGCCCTCGCGACATTACTCACGCTGATGTTGCGATCGCTGATTGAGCCAACTTTTTTTTTATTGTTTTTTGCCGCTGTCGCCTTTAGTGCTTGGTATGGTGGTCTTGGGCCAGGGATCTTAGCGACGGTTCTGACTGTTTTCGTCTACGCTTACTTCTTTATCGCTCCGTTCGATTCGTGGACCATTAGTCTAGGTGATATTGTTCGGCTGGGATTGTTTGTTTTAGTGGCACTGTGGATCAGTTCCTTAAGCACTCAACTGCGAATGGCAAAACGGCGAGTTGAGGTGAATCTGCTGAAATTACGGGAGAGCGAGGAACGGTATCGCTCAAGCCAGGAGCTATTCGAGAGCTTTATGCAAAACATTCCGGGTACAGCTTACATCAAAGACCCTCAGGGAAATTATATCTATATCAATCCAGTCGGCGAACAGTTACTTAACCGAACGCGGATGGATATTGTCGGGAAGACGGATTTCGACCTTGTGCCAGAAGCCGTTGCACGGCAGATTCAGGCTCATGACATAGCCGCTCTCGCCGCAAACCAACCCATTGAGGCGGTAGAAACCGTGCCCCAGTTAGAGGGTAACCAGTATTGGATGTCCTTCAAGTTTCCCATCAACGACGCCTCTGGGAAGTCGCTTCTGGCAGGCATGTCGTTTGATATCACCGATCGCAAACAAGTGGAAGAGGCACTGCGACAAAGTGAAGAACGCTTCCGTATTGCTCAGGAACTTTCCCTCGATGCCTTTACCGTCCTGCGGAGTGTGCGAGATGAAACGGAAAAAATTATTGATTTTGAGTGGACTTATGTAAATCCCACCGCTGCCAGAGTTCTGAATCATACAATCGAGGAGTTGGTAGGTCAGCGTCTGTTGCAGCTTCTTCCGGGCAACCAAACGAATCGTGACTTGTTTAACCGATATGTGCAAGTGGTTGAAACCGGAGAACCTCACGATTTGGAACTTCACTATGAGTCGGAAGGCGTCGAGGGCTGGTTCCGCAACATGGCGGTTAAATTAGAGGATGGGGTGGCAATTTCCTTTAGCGATATTACCAAGCGTAAGCAGCAAGAAGCCGAACGAATTGAGCTACTGGAACGGGAACGAGCCGCACGGGCACAAGCGGAAACGGCAAACCGGGTCAAGGATGAGTTTCTTGCCGTCCTCTCCCATGAATTGCGCTCCCCCCTGAACCCGATTCTGGGTTGGTCAAAGTTACTCCGAACTCGCCCCTGTGATCAAGCAACAAGGGAGCGTGCTCTGGAAATTATTGAGCGTAATGCCAAATTGCAGACCCAACTAATCGAAGAGTTGCTCGATGTTTCACGCATTCTGCGGGGTAAACTCAGCTTAAATCCCAGTCCGGTCAACCTGCAATCGACGATAGAAGGAGCAATAGAGACAGTGCGTTTAGCGGCGTCTGCCAAGTCTATTCAAATTGAGACAGTATGGGAACTGGATCACGGGCAAGTTTGGGGGGATGCTAATCGCTTACAGCAAGTTGTGTGGAATCTACTCTCTAACGCCGTTAAATTCACACCCACTGGCGGGCGAGTTGAAATCAGACTGCGGCAAAGCGGCAAACAGGCGGTAATCCAAGTCAGCGATACAGGCAAGGGCATCAGTCCGGATTTCCTGCCCTTTGTTTTTGATCGCTTCCGCCAGGAGAATAGCACGACGACACGAGCCTTTGGGGGGCTGGGGTTAGGGCTAGCCATTGTCCATCACCTTGTAAAACTGCACGGCGGAACAGTTGGCGTTGCTAGTGCTGGACTTGGGCAAGGAGCCACTTTTACTGTGATGCTACCTCTGAGAAACTTGGAGGCAATACCGCAGACAAAAGACGGGTTGTCCCTCGACTCTCCCAATCTCGAAGGAGTCCGCCTACTGGTAGTGGATGATGAGGAGGACACCCGTGAATTGTTACTCTTTAGCCTAGGGCACTATGGTGCCCAAGTGACTGCCGTGGCTACGGCGGCTGAGGCTCTTCGGGTACTGGCACAGTTAAAACCGGATGTTTTGTTAAGCGATATTGGGATGCCGGACGTTGATGGTTATATGTTGATGCGTCAAATCCGATCGCTGCCACCGGAGCAAGGAGGAAAAATTAAAGCGATCGCTGTAACCGCTTATGCTGGAGAAGCCGACCATCAACAGATTATTCGGGCTGGCTTTCAAGGACGTATCACTAAGCCCATCGATCCAGCAGAGTTAGCCAAAGCGATCGCGTCTGTTGTTGGACATGCCGTTCAAAAAGCGTAA
- a CDS encoding DUF2079 domain-containing protein: protein MQESPANVRLWSTRLPNFYSQQIKGHPLAWMIGVSILILFLCSSLRHALFQSTGWDLGIFDQAIYLISQGQPPISSLIKVHILGDHAAWVFYPLALLYKIYPNVHWLFLVQSTALALGALPTWHLARLAGLREGQAIALAAVYLLYPVIFNANLFDFHPEVMAVPALLAAVLAARLNQVVWFCLAIILVLGCKFILALTVAALGFWLLVFEKKRLCGVLAIVAGIAWFIIATKVILPIFNPQQMTSISRYGYLGNSIFEIAQNLFLKPRAIFQVVLSLDNLKYLILVFGPVIWGLSLQNLIPLIPAIPALALNLLADYQPQKDIVAQYSLPIVPFLMLAVIATLADGRGWLRSQRAMVLWSLMFFLVFARWSYFFTKYLPTIDTWQATREAIALIQTQGGVYTTNEIVPHLSHRPLIERTVTTEPQDLNQFEYVLLNLRHPGSNSSPEFAAQLVEQLQQAPQFQQRYQRDGVILFQKATQSLAIANFITLLIE from the coding sequence ATGCAAGAATCCCCAGCAAATGTCAGGTTGTGGAGTACGAGGCTGCCAAATTTTTATTCACAACAAATCAAAGGTCATCCGTTGGCTTGGATGATTGGTGTCAGCATCCTTATCCTATTTTTGTGCAGCAGTCTCCGACACGCGCTGTTTCAATCAACCGGCTGGGATTTGGGAATTTTTGACCAAGCCATTTATCTGATTAGTCAAGGACAACCTCCTATCTCTTCTTTGATTAAGGTTCACATTCTAGGTGATCATGCGGCTTGGGTGTTTTATCCCCTCGCGTTGCTATACAAGATTTACCCCAATGTCCATTGGTTATTCTTGGTACAATCAACGGCTTTGGCATTGGGAGCTTTGCCGACTTGGCATTTAGCTCGTTTAGCGGGTTTGAGAGAGGGACAAGCGATCGCATTAGCTGCCGTTTACCTGTTGTATCCGGTAATTTTTAATGCCAATTTGTTTGATTTTCATCCAGAAGTGATGGCTGTCCCTGCACTTTTAGCGGCTGTTTTAGCGGCTCGATTGAATCAGGTTGTGTGGTTTTGTCTAGCCATTATTTTAGTTTTGGGTTGTAAGTTTATTTTAGCTCTGACCGTGGCAGCACTCGGCTTCTGGCTGCTGGTGTTTGAGAAGAAGCGTTTATGTGGTGTGTTAGCAATTGTGGCTGGAATTGCCTGGTTTATCATTGCCACTAAAGTCATCCTCCCCATATTTAATCCTCAACAAATGACCTCGATATCTCGTTATGGTTATTTGGGTAATTCTATTTTTGAAATTGCCCAAAATTTGTTTCTCAAACCCAGAGCCATTTTCCAAGTCGTCTTGTCATTGGATAATCTTAAATACCTGATTTTAGTGTTTGGACCCGTGATTTGGGGACTCTCACTCCAGAATCTCATTCCGTTAATCCCGGCGATACCCGCCCTAGCCTTAAATTTGTTGGCAGATTACCAACCCCAAAAAGATATTGTGGCGCAGTATTCTCTCCCAATTGTGCCGTTTTTAATGTTAGCGGTGATTGCCACTTTAGCAGATGGTCGGGGATGGCTACGCTCTCAACGCGCTATGGTACTGTGGTCTTTAATGTTTTTCTTGGTGTTTGCTCGGTGGAGCTATTTTTTCACCAAATACTTACCGACTATTGATACTTGGCAAGCCACCCGTGAAGCGATCGCATTGATTCAAACTCAAGGGGGTGTCTATACTACCAATGAAATTGTGCCTCATTTGAGTCATCGACCCCTAATTGAGCGCACGGTTACCACTGAACCGCAGGATCTGAATCAATTCGAGTATGTGTTATTAAACTTGCGTCATCCGGGGAGTAATAGTTCACCGGAGTTTGCTGCACAATTGGTCGAACAACTGCAACAAGCACCTCAGTTCCAACAGCGTTATCAGCGTGACGGGGTTATTCTGTTTCAAAAGGCGACTCAGTCGTTGGCGATCGCTAATTTCATCACTCTACTAATTGAATAG
- a CDS encoding right-handed parallel beta-helix repeat-containing protein, with the protein MSVITVTSIADNGTGSLRAAIAQSQSGDTIQFASTLANQTITLTSGQLEIPVGKNLIIDGAGASGLTLSGNNTSRIFHLQSASVNPTSLTIKNLTLANGYTDEFGGAIRTEHQGQLTVENSEFKNNVAGLGGGAIFGAFEGTVTVSGSQFDSNTATAGNDERGGGAIATWGGIRTTVTDSTFTNNAGINGGAINNLAGELIIEGSTFINNSTTAATVATGQANPTLRGYGGAVYSDRGSDINNPTGIISITDSVFDGNTGRGEGGAAYLYSGNQDKVVLDSSTFKNNEVLALPGGNSGNGGAVVQMSNGANQGFTINNTSFANNIAANQGGGLWMMDAPTTITNSTFSGNQATATDYSGNGGAMALYGPTNIINTTIANNWAGWVGGGIAANDSPVTVQNTIFANNTAANGNNNWGIQQQTSRLLTDGGGNIQFPPKSTNNSNDFNATASITIADPKLGPLQEINGRLVHPLLAGSAAINTGVAIAGLTTDGLGSARSDGLIDVGAFEFGGTLPTNATTTGNDFGVGQAGNDSLLGGTGNDTQGGLGLEGNDSLTGVNAANAGSGEMAPLVGGTDADPLLAGNTTTAFSTDGVILDSGLTDYAVVADFNQPEDSSVLQGETSSYQLGALGTDTSFSPTADQTTAQLIGLVPGVSPDPVIPNPD; encoded by the coding sequence ATGAGCGTTATTACCGTTACTTCTATTGCAGACAATGGGACGGGTTCTCTCAGAGCGGCGATCGCGCAATCTCAGTCAGGAGATACCATTCAATTCGCCTCGACCCTCGCCAATCAAACCATTACCCTCACATCAGGTCAACTTGAAATTCCCGTTGGCAAAAACCTGATCATTGATGGTGCAGGTGCCTCTGGTTTAACCCTCAGTGGTAACAACACTAGCCGCATCTTTCACCTGCAATCAGCATCCGTCAACCCAACGAGCTTGACGATCAAAAACCTGACCCTTGCGAATGGTTACACCGACGAATTCGGCGGAGCGATACGCACAGAACACCAAGGCCAATTGACGGTCGAAAACAGCGAATTTAAGAATAACGTAGCGGGTCTTGGTGGGGGAGCCATTTTTGGGGCGTTTGAAGGAACCGTTACGGTGAGTGGTAGTCAGTTTGACAGCAACACGGCTACAGCGGGTAACGACGAGCGCGGTGGAGGTGCGATCGCAACCTGGGGAGGAATACGCACCACTGTTACTGACAGCACATTCACCAACAACGCAGGCATTAACGGTGGAGCGATTAACAACCTCGCTGGTGAACTGATTATCGAAGGCTCAACGTTCATCAACAACAGCACAACAGCGGCTACTGTCGCTACAGGCCAAGCCAACCCAACCTTAAGGGGATATGGTGGTGCTGTTTACAGCGATCGCGGTTCGGATATCAACAACCCAACTGGCATCATTAGCATCACCGATAGCGTATTTGATGGCAACACAGGTCGGGGTGAAGGGGGAGCCGCCTATCTTTACAGCGGTAACCAAGACAAAGTTGTGCTCGACTCCAGCACGTTCAAGAACAACGAAGTTCTGGCACTTCCAGGGGGAAATAGTGGAAATGGGGGTGCAGTGGTACAAATGAGCAATGGAGCCAACCAGGGCTTTACCATTAACAACACCTCGTTTGCCAACAATATAGCGGCTAATCAGGGAGGTGGTTTGTGGATGATGGATGCACCCACCACCATTACTAACAGTACCTTCTCTGGCAACCAGGCAACGGCTACCGACTATAGCGGTAACGGTGGAGCAATGGCACTCTATGGTCCCACGAACATCATCAACACGACCATTGCCAATAATTGGGCCGGATGGGTTGGCGGTGGAATAGCCGCGAATGATTCACCCGTCACGGTGCAAAATACGATTTTTGCCAACAACACGGCGGCTAATGGAAACAATAATTGGGGGATTCAGCAACAAACAAGCCGTTTACTCACCGATGGTGGGGGTAATATCCAATTTCCTCCCAAATCGACCAATAACTCGAACGACTTCAATGCTACGGCTTCTATCACCATTGCCGACCCCAAACTCGGTCCCTTGCAAGAAATTAACGGTCGCTTAGTCCATCCCCTGCTGGCAGGAAGTGCCGCGATTAATACTGGGGTAGCGATCGCTGGTTTGACCACCGATGGGCTGGGTTCAGCCCGTAGCGACGGACTGATCGATGTTGGAGCCTTTGAGTTTGGAGGGACTCTCCCGACTAACGCTACTACCACGGGGAATGACTTCGGAGTTGGTCAAGCTGGAAACGATTCTCTCCTTGGCGGTACGGGCAATGATACTCAAGGAGGTTTAGGTTTGGAGGGGAATGATTCCCTCACGGGTGTCAATGCCGCCAATGCAGGAAGTGGTGAGATGGCTCCCCTCGTTGGTGGCACGGATGCCGATCCACTCCTGGCTGGGAACACCACCACGGCATTTTCTACTGACGGTGTCATCTTGGACTCAGGTCTGACTGACTACGCGGTTGTTGCTGACTTTAATCAGCCGGAAGACAGCAGCGTGCTACAGGGAGAGACAAGTTCCTATCAGCTTGGGGCATTGGGTACAGACACGAGTTTTTCTCCTACAGCAGATCAGACTACGGCACAGTTGATTGGTCTTGTCCCAGGCGTCTCTCCAGACCCAGTGATACCAAATCCGGATTAA
- a CDS encoding DUF4347 domain-containing protein, which translates to MSSGLPPVYSYGERYANSLLALVFIDSQVMVIHGHLLVNGKNFCQSLMFIDSLIANANKLNENVAPGVEVIFFDAIKDEVAQIAEALTQHTNVSHIHIVSHGQAGSLPPESTQLQHQVLKTN; encoded by the coding sequence ATGAGCTCCGGTCTGCCTCCTGTCTACTCCTACGGAGAACGCTACGCGAACTCCCTTCTTGCACTAGTGTTTATCGACTCCCAAGTTATGGTCATTCACGGACACTTGCTAGTCAATGGTAAAAATTTTTGCCAAAGCCTAATGTTCATCGACTCCCTAATAGCCAATGCAAATAAGCTCAACGAGAACGTAGCACCGGGAGTTGAAGTGATATTCTTCGACGCAATAAAAGATGAGGTCGCGCAAATTGCTGAAGCGCTTACCCAACATACAAATGTTTCCCATATCCACATCGTTTCACACGGACAAGCGGGAAGCTTGCCACCAGAATCAACCCAACTCCAGCACCAAGTCCTAAAAACCAACTAA
- a CDS encoding glycosyltransferase family 39 protein has product MGFVFRFAHLDRKVYWHDEAYTSLRISGYTSAEVKQDIFQGQVISIEDLQKYQRPNPEKSLTDTVKTLIIEDSQHPPFYYILVRLWAQGFGHSVAVIRILSALISLLILPCVYYLCLELFDLSLVGWLAICLISISPFHVLYAQEAREYSLWTVMILLSSWALLRALRLTVQNEGIGLQNWGIYALTLALSLYTSSLSLLVGMAQGIYVITREHFRLTKTLIAYFLSSIIALLAFAPWLAIIIATWSQTGSTWTAIPIPWIDWIKTWGLHVNRAFILTVGDFGFDHLSTYLTLPIFLILVGYAIYCLCRQTALKVWLFVLCLMGIPSLALALPDLILGGQRSMATRYLIPFLLGIEISLAYLFATQLTSRGLFKQRLWYMIMAGVISCGIISCNISFLAETSWNKVVSYNNHQVARIINQSNAPLLISNSYGMNFGNILALSYLLNSKVRLQLINDNPQTGFSDVPKIPQNFSDVFLLNLPDPLRESIEKQYGWKLSLIFNDSHLWLWKRENL; this is encoded by the coding sequence ATGGGCTTTGTTTTTCGCTTCGCTCATCTTGACCGAAAAGTCTACTGGCATGATGAAGCTTATACTTCACTGCGAATTTCGGGTTACACGAGTGCTGAAGTGAAGCAGGATATCTTTCAGGGTCAAGTTATTAGTATTGAAGACTTACAAAAATACCAACGCCCTAATCCTGAAAAGAGCCTAACTGACACCGTAAAAACGTTAATTATTGAGGATTCTCAGCATCCGCCATTTTATTATATTTTGGTGCGATTGTGGGCGCAAGGGTTCGGTCATTCGGTGGCTGTAATCAGAATTTTGTCTGCGCTGATTAGCCTACTGATATTACCTTGTGTTTATTATCTGTGTCTAGAGTTATTTGATTTGTCGTTAGTGGGATGGTTAGCGATCTGCTTAATTTCCATCTCTCCTTTTCACGTTTTGTACGCTCAGGAAGCCAGAGAATATAGTCTCTGGACAGTGATGATTTTGTTATCGAGTTGGGCATTACTTAGAGCCTTACGTCTCACAGTGCAAAATGAAGGAATTGGCTTGCAAAATTGGGGAATTTATGCATTAACTTTAGCCCTCAGTCTCTATACCTCTTCCTTATCTCTGTTGGTAGGAATGGCGCAGGGAATTTATGTCATTACTAGGGAACATTTCCGACTTACTAAAACCCTAATCGCTTATTTTCTATCTTCAATCATTGCCCTTTTAGCTTTTGCCCCTTGGTTAGCCATTATCATTGCCACTTGGTCGCAAACTGGCTCAACTTGGACGGCGATCCCTATCCCCTGGATTGATTGGATAAAAACTTGGGGTCTGCATGTTAATCGTGCTTTTATTTTAACGGTAGGCGACTTTGGTTTCGATCATTTATCAACTTATTTAACCTTGCCGATTTTTTTGATTTTGGTCGGCTATGCCATTTATTGTCTTTGCCGTCAGACAGCCCTGAAAGTATGGCTTTTTGTCTTATGTCTGATGGGGATTCCCTCTCTAGCCTTAGCGCTGCCCGATTTAATTTTAGGGGGACAGCGTTCTATGGCAACACGCTATCTCATCCCCTTTTTATTAGGAATTGAGATTAGCCTAGCGTATCTATTTGCAACTCAACTAACTTCGAGAGGTTTATTCAAACAAAGGCTTTGGTACATGATCATGGCTGGAGTCATTTCTTGCGGAATCATTTCTTGCAATATTAGTTTTCTCGCCGAAACCTCTTGGAATAAAGTTGTGAGCTATAACAATCACCAAGTTGCCCGAATTATTAATCAAAGCAACGCTCCGCTTTTAATTAGTAACTCCTATGGGATGAATTTCGGCAATATCTTGGCTCTTAGCTATTTACTGAATTCCAAAGTCCGTCTTCAACTCATTAACGATAATCCCCAAACGGGCTTCAGTGATGTTCCAAAGATTCCCCAAAATTTTAGCGATGTATTTCTTTTAAACCTTCCCGATCCACTGCGGGAGAGTATTGAGAAACAGTATGGCTGGAAGCTAAGCCTGATTTTCAATGACTCTCATCTCTGGCTCTGGAAACGCGAAAACCTTTAA